The Nocardia arthritidis genome has a window encoding:
- a CDS encoding peptide deformylase: MAVRPILIAGDPRLSAPALPVTEFDDELAAFVDDLFETNTAAHGAGLAANQVGDPRAVFVYDLIDDSVRHRGCVINPVLETSEVPETMPDPDDDLEGCLSVPGEWFPTGRADWARVTGVDVTGAPITVEGTGYLARCLQHETDHLRGRLYLSRLIGRNQRAARRMIKDQNWTVPGNSWLPDGTR, encoded by the coding sequence ATGGCTGTTCGACCGATTCTCATCGCCGGTGATCCCCGGCTGTCCGCGCCCGCGCTGCCCGTCACCGAGTTCGACGACGAGCTGGCCGCGTTCGTGGACGACCTGTTCGAGACGAATACCGCGGCGCACGGCGCGGGCCTGGCCGCCAACCAGGTGGGCGATCCGCGCGCCGTATTCGTATACGACCTGATCGATGATTCGGTGCGCCATCGCGGCTGCGTGATCAACCCGGTGCTGGAGACATCCGAGGTGCCGGAGACCATGCCCGATCCCGATGACGACCTGGAGGGCTGCCTCTCGGTGCCCGGCGAATGGTTTCCCACCGGTCGCGCGGATTGGGCGCGGGTCACCGGCGTCGACGTGACCGGTGCGCCGATCACCGTGGAGGGCACCGGCTACCTCGCGCGCTGCCTGCAACACGAGACCGACCACCTCCGCGGACGGCTCTACCTGTCCCGCCTCATCGGGCGGAATCAGCGGGCGGCGCGGCGGATGATCAAGGACCAGAACTGGACCGTGCCCGGCAATTCGTGGCTGCCCGACGGGACGCGATGA
- a CDS encoding phosphotransferase family protein produces MTALLAERATEVVSAAQQLLTKRMGAPVKLSDPIELSGSGRTTVLRVRVAENAFSLPRTLILKQVRGSAADRRTGGLAPGVASIDSAFLREAVSYQFTTALSREQRPGAYLIAHSLPDRLLVLSDLGENTRLTSVLQSGAEPATRNALMAFAQAMGRMHAATVGREADFVALLRRVDVVHRVDGIAQQAESAIAEVPHLLRRELGIEVPGEIAERIVRGNRLFSAGRLRAFSPSDLCPDNVILNNEGARFLDYEWGGFRDATLDIAYALVSFPGCLCDFELSRERARQMVEAWRSEVVGVWPALADDAVLAERILEARLIWVWLTTYWFLPADHTRIAAAREHGLSVPRSEALINRWAALAEDARCTGDDAVGDFAEDVSAMLEERWAE; encoded by the coding sequence ATGACCGCACTATTGGCCGAACGCGCCACCGAAGTCGTGTCCGCAGCGCAACAGTTGCTCACAAAGCGAATGGGTGCTCCGGTAAAGCTGAGCGATCCGATCGAACTCAGCGGCAGTGGTAGGACGACGGTCCTACGCGTGCGTGTCGCCGAGAACGCCTTCTCGTTGCCGAGGACCTTGATTCTCAAACAGGTCCGTGGCTCGGCGGCGGACCGCCGCACCGGAGGTCTCGCGCCGGGCGTCGCCAGCATCGATTCCGCATTCCTGCGCGAGGCGGTGTCGTATCAGTTCACCACCGCGCTCAGCCGGGAGCAGCGGCCCGGCGCCTACCTGATCGCGCACAGCCTGCCCGACCGGCTGCTGGTGCTGAGCGATCTCGGCGAGAACACCCGCCTCACCTCCGTGCTGCAGTCCGGCGCCGAACCGGCCACCCGCAATGCGTTGATGGCGTTTGCGCAGGCCATGGGCCGGATGCACGCCGCGACCGTCGGGCGCGAGGCGGATTTCGTCGCGCTGCTGCGCCGAGTAGATGTCGTGCACCGCGTCGACGGCATCGCCCAGCAGGCCGAATCGGCCATCGCCGAGGTGCCGCATCTGCTGCGCCGCGAACTCGGCATCGAAGTGCCTGGCGAGATCGCCGAGCGCATCGTTCGCGGCAACCGGCTGTTCTCGGCGGGGCGCCTGCGCGCGTTCAGCCCGTCGGACCTGTGCCCGGACAATGTGATCCTCAACAACGAGGGCGCCCGCTTCCTCGACTACGAGTGGGGCGGATTCCGGGATGCCACATTGGATATCGCGTACGCGCTCGTCTCCTTCCCGGGCTGCCTGTGCGATTTCGAACTGTCCAGGGAGCGCGCCAGGCAGATGGTCGAGGCGTGGCGTTCCGAGGTGGTCGGTGTCTGGCCGGCGCTCGCGGACGACGCGGTGCTGGCCGAGCGGATCCTGGAGGCACGCCTCATCTGGGTCTGGTTGACCACCTACTGGTTCCTGCCCGCGGATCACACCCGGATCGCGGCGGCTCGCGAGCACGGGCTGTCGGTGCCGCGGTCGGAGGCGCTGATCAATCGGTGGGCCGCGCTCGCCGAGGACGCCCGCTGCACCGGTGACGACGCGGTCGGCGATTTCGCCGAGGACGTCTCCGCCATGCTGGAAGAGCGCTGGGCGGAATAG
- the aspS gene encoding aspartate--tRNA ligase, producing MLRTHLAGSLRSEHAGQTVTLTGWVARRRDHGGVIFIDLRDASGVAQAVFREGDPAEQAHRLRAEFCVKVTGVVEQRPDGNENPELPTGQIEVNVTELEVLNESAPLPFQLDEQPGEEARLKHRYLDLRREGPAHAIRLRSKVNAAARQVLAKHEFVEVETPTLTRSTPEGARDFLVPARLQPGSFYALPQSPQLFKQLLMVGGIERYYQIARCYRDEDFRADRQPEFTQLDIEMSFVRQEDVILLAEDVLSALWELIGYRIPTPIPHMTYAEAMRRFGSDKPDLRFGVEITELTDYFRDTPFRVFQAPYVGAVVMPGGASQPRRQLDAWQEWAKQRGAKGLAYVLVNEDGTLGGPVAKNLTEAERDGLAKQVGAEPGDCVFFAAGAVKSSRALLGAARGEIARKCGLIDENAWAFVWIVDAPLFEPAAEATASGDVALGYSAWTAVHHAFTSPKPESLDTFDTDPGSALAYAYDIVCNGNEIGGGSIRIHRRDVQERVFKVMGISHEEAQEKFGFLLDAFAFGAPPHGGIAFGWDRITALLAGLDSIREVIAFPKTGGGVDPLTDAPAPITAQQRKEAGLDFKPEKKDAAE from the coding sequence GTGCTGCGCACCCACTTGGCCGGTTCGCTGCGAAGCGAGCATGCCGGTCAGACCGTCACCCTCACCGGCTGGGTGGCCCGTCGTCGTGACCACGGTGGGGTGATCTTCATCGATCTGCGTGATGCGTCGGGCGTTGCGCAGGCGGTGTTCCGCGAGGGCGATCCGGCGGAGCAGGCGCACCGGTTGCGCGCCGAATTCTGCGTCAAGGTCACCGGTGTGGTGGAACAGCGTCCGGACGGCAACGAGAATCCGGAGCTGCCCACCGGGCAGATCGAGGTGAACGTCACCGAGCTGGAGGTGCTGAACGAAAGCGCCCCGCTGCCGTTCCAGCTCGACGAGCAGCCCGGTGAGGAGGCCCGACTCAAGCACCGCTACCTGGATCTGCGCCGGGAGGGCCCGGCCCATGCGATCCGCCTGCGCTCGAAGGTGAACGCCGCGGCGCGGCAGGTACTGGCCAAACATGAATTCGTCGAGGTGGAGACCCCGACGCTGACCAGGTCGACGCCCGAGGGCGCGCGCGACTTCCTGGTGCCCGCGCGGCTGCAGCCGGGCAGCTTCTACGCGCTGCCGCAGAGCCCGCAGCTGTTCAAGCAGCTGCTCATGGTCGGCGGCATCGAGCGCTACTACCAGATCGCGCGCTGCTACCGCGACGAGGATTTCCGCGCCGACCGTCAGCCGGAGTTCACCCAGCTCGACATCGAGATGAGCTTCGTGCGCCAGGAGGATGTGATCCTGCTCGCCGAGGACGTCCTGAGCGCGCTGTGGGAGCTCATCGGTTACCGGATCCCGACGCCGATTCCGCATATGACCTACGCGGAGGCCATGCGGCGCTTCGGCTCGGATAAGCCGGATCTGCGGTTCGGCGTCGAAATCACTGAGCTCACCGACTATTTCAGGGACACCCCGTTCCGCGTTTTCCAGGCACCGTATGTCGGCGCCGTCGTGATGCCGGGCGGTGCGAGCCAGCCGCGCCGTCAGCTGGACGCCTGGCAGGAGTGGGCGAAGCAGCGCGGCGCGAAGGGTTTGGCGTACGTGCTGGTGAACGAGGACGGCACGCTCGGCGGCCCGGTCGCCAAGAATCTGACCGAGGCCGAGCGCGACGGGCTGGCCAAGCAGGTCGGCGCGGAGCCCGGCGACTGTGTGTTCTTCGCGGCGGGTGCGGTGAAGTCGAGCCGGGCGCTGCTCGGCGCGGCGCGTGGTGAGATCGCCCGCAAGTGCGGCCTGATCGATGAGAACGCCTGGGCCTTCGTCTGGATCGTGGACGCGCCGCTGTTCGAGCCCGCCGCCGAGGCGACCGCGAGCGGCGATGTGGCGCTTGGCTATTCGGCGTGGACCGCGGTGCATCACGCGTTCACCTCGCCCAAGCCGGAATCGCTCGACACCTTCGACACCGATCCGGGTTCCGCGCTGGCCTACGCCTACGACATCGTCTGCAACGGCAACGAGATCGGCGGCGGCTCCATCCGCATCCACCGCCGCGACGTGCAGGAGCGGGTGTTCAAGGTGATGGGCATCAGCCACGAGGAGGCGCAGGAGAAGTTCGGCTTCCTGTTGGACGCCTTCGCCTTCGGCGCGCCGCCGCACGGCGGTATCGCCTTCGGCTGGGACCGCATTACCGCCCTGCTCGCGGGCCTGGATTCGATCCGTGAGGTCATCGCCTTCCCGAAGACCGGTGGCGGCGTAGACCCGCTTACCGACGCGCCCGCGCCGATCACGGCGCAGCAGCGCAAGGAGGCCGGGCTGGACTTCAAGCCGGAGAAGAAGGACGCGGCCGAGTAG
- the ypfJ gene encoding KPN_02809 family neutral zinc metallopeptidase, translated as MTFNEGMQIDPDAVKSGGGMGGKIALGGGAGGLILVVIALLLGGNPSSLLGQFTGAKGQDQSQSQALQGTPAHCKTGADANKYVDCRVALTAQSLNAVWAAELPKQVNKNYAKPTVRLFSAAVGTGCGQASSAVGPFYCPADRVAYFDTSFFQELVDRFGSSGGPLAQEYVVAHEIGHHIQNLLGDIGRAQKDPRGPESGSVRTELQADCYAGIWAYYADKLPAPGSNQPFLKPLGEKDVNDALSAAAAVGDDRIQKSSTGRVNPEAWTHGSSQERQKWFMSGYKTGKISACDTFSAQDLNNPPPPR; from the coding sequence ATGACCTTCAACGAGGGCATGCAAATCGACCCCGATGCGGTCAAGTCCGGTGGCGGGATGGGCGGCAAGATCGCGCTCGGCGGCGGTGCGGGCGGACTCATCCTGGTGGTGATCGCACTGCTGCTCGGAGGAAACCCCAGCTCGCTGCTCGGGCAGTTCACCGGCGCGAAGGGCCAGGACCAGAGCCAGTCGCAAGCCCTCCAGGGCACACCGGCGCATTGCAAGACCGGCGCCGACGCCAACAAGTACGTCGACTGCCGGGTCGCGTTGACCGCGCAGAGCCTGAACGCGGTGTGGGCCGCCGAACTGCCGAAACAGGTCAACAAGAACTACGCCAAGCCGACCGTCCGGTTGTTCTCCGCCGCCGTCGGCACCGGCTGTGGCCAGGCGTCGAGCGCGGTCGGCCCCTTCTACTGCCCCGCCGATCGCGTCGCCTACTTCGACACCAGCTTCTTCCAGGAACTGGTCGATCGCTTCGGCTCCAGCGGCGGGCCGCTTGCTCAGGAGTATGTGGTGGCGCATGAAATCGGCCATCACATCCAGAACCTGCTCGGCGATATCGGCCGGGCACAGAAGGATCCGCGCGGTCCCGAGTCCGGGTCGGTCCGCACCGAACTCCAGGCCGACTGCTACGCGGGCATCTGGGCCTATTACGCGGACAAGCTGCCCGCGCCCGGAAGCAACCAGCCGTTCCTGAAGCCGCTGGGAGAGAAGGACGTCAACGATGCGTTGTCGGCCGCGGCCGCGGTCGGCGACGACCGGATCCAGAAGTCGTCCACCGGCCGCGTCAACCCGGAGGCATGGACACACGGCTCCTCCCAGGAACGGCAGAAGTGGTTCATGTCCGGGTACAAGACCGGCAAGATCAGTGCCTGCGACACCTTCTCGGCCCAGGACCTGAACAACCCGCCCCCACCGCGCTGA
- a CDS encoding type VII secretion target, with protein sequence MSDELSVETQAVRAFAASNAGIAGDIAGVANIDVVKNVTALTPVFGLIGADYLALFAAAQVLQAKDMNDLSAKYAKLSDAAFKSANAYDITDMINSGAMASKTAEIAGGL encoded by the coding sequence ATGAGCGATGAACTATCGGTGGAAACTCAGGCGGTCCGCGCGTTCGCCGCGTCGAATGCCGGTATCGCGGGGGATATCGCCGGAGTGGCGAATATTGATGTCGTCAAGAACGTCACCGCGCTCACGCCGGTATTCGGTTTGATCGGGGCCGATTATCTGGCCCTGTTCGCCGCGGCTCAGGTGCTGCAGGCGAAGGATATGAACGATCTGTCGGCCAAATACGCCAAGCTGTCCGATGCCGCGTTCAAATCGGCCAATGCCTACGACATCACCGACATGATCAATTCGGGGGCGATGGCCAGCAAGACCGCCGAGATCGCGGGAGGTCTGTGA
- a CDS encoding NAD-dependent epimerase/dehydratase family protein yields MKVAVTGAAGYLGTNLLQRLVGRGDEVIAIDRVTPTRPTDPKVTWVDGNVLDPESMRTVLEGAEVVYHLVAVITLADKHDLAWQVNTEGVRVVAEAARAAGVRRMVHASSIHAFNQYCCGGRIDESSPRSTDPGLPVYDRSKWTGEVELRKVIEQGLDAVICNPTGVFGPLDFCKPLSRINRTLRDAAHGRVPAMIGGGFDLVDVRDVADGLILAGEHGRTGENYLLGGSMISMLDLCRIAAAQNAKKGPRFAVSPRLVSGLIPVLEPIGKLFGTDIVSKAALGALVSAPVVDHGKAERELGYRPRPTADTVRDLVAFFADPDCLPTPGTRRIA; encoded by the coding sequence ATGAAGGTCGCAGTGACCGGCGCCGCCGGCTACCTTGGCACGAATCTGTTGCAGCGCCTGGTCGGCCGCGGCGACGAGGTCATCGCGATAGATCGAGTCACTCCCACGCGGCCCACCGACCCGAAGGTCACCTGGGTGGACGGCAATGTGCTCGATCCGGAATCGATGCGCACGGTGCTCGAGGGCGCCGAGGTCGTCTACCACCTGGTCGCCGTCATCACGCTGGCCGACAAACACGATTTGGCCTGGCAGGTGAACACCGAAGGGGTGCGCGTCGTCGCCGAGGCGGCCCGGGCGGCCGGTGTGCGCCGGATGGTGCACGCGAGCTCGATCCACGCGTTCAACCAATATTGTTGCGGCGGCCGCATCGACGAGAGCTCACCCCGCTCCACCGATCCCGGCCTGCCCGTCTACGACCGCTCGAAGTGGACGGGCGAGGTCGAACTGCGCAAGGTGATCGAACAGGGCCTGGACGCGGTGATCTGCAACCCGACCGGCGTCTTCGGACCGCTCGACTTCTGCAAACCGCTCTCCCGCATCAACCGCACACTGCGCGACGCCGCGCACGGCCGCGTCCCCGCCATGATCGGCGGCGGCTTCGACCTGGTCGACGTGCGCGACGTGGCCGACGGCCTGATCCTGGCCGGCGAACACGGCCGCACCGGCGAGAACTACCTGCTCGGCGGATCGATGATCTCGATGCTGGACCTGTGCCGGATCGCCGCCGCGCAGAACGCGAAGAAGGGCCCGCGGTTCGCCGTCTCCCCCAGGCTCGTCTCCGGCCTGATCCCGGTGCTGGAGCCGATCGGCAAGCTGTTCGGCACCGATATCGTCTCCAAGGCCGCGCTCGGCGCGCTGGTCTCCGCCCCCGTTGTCGACCACGGCAAGGCCGAACGCGAACTCGGCTACCGGCCGCGCCCCACCGCGGATACGGTCCGCGACCTGGTCGCATTCTTCGCCGACCCGGACTGCCTGCCGACACCCGGCACCCGCCGGATAGCCTGA
- a CDS encoding NAD(P)H-binding protein: protein MKNILVMGATGKVGRHVVVQLRELGRPLRAVSRTSPDRFDWADRSTWRPALADVDTVYLNVWGVVGVVDPAEFTELAVRSGVRRIVALSGRGDDGEDYLLETPYGPWAQAVADGERAARESGAEWTIVRPCWFAQTFEEDPNLSDVRDGAVVTPAGDGTVPFVDAVDIAAVAVAALTEDGHHEQIYEVSGPRAMTFADAVAQIAEATGRQIRYVPVSVPEYVRHLVDRGYDRGSAEMHAGPFQWLHRGNTGFLSDGVLRATGREPRDFAQYARRAAATGVWSAG from the coding sequence ATGAAGAACATTCTGGTGATGGGTGCGACCGGCAAGGTCGGTCGCCATGTCGTCGTTCAGCTGCGTGAGCTGGGGCGTCCCCTGCGGGCGGTCTCCCGGACCAGCCCCGATCGCTTCGACTGGGCGGACCGGTCCACCTGGCGGCCTGCCCTGGCCGATGTGGACACGGTGTATCTGAATGTATGGGGCGTGGTGGGCGTGGTTGACCCGGCGGAGTTCACCGAGTTGGCCGTGCGGTCGGGGGTCCGGCGGATCGTCGCGCTGTCCGGACGGGGCGACGACGGCGAGGATTACCTGCTGGAAACCCCGTACGGGCCGTGGGCTCAGGCCGTGGCGGACGGTGAGCGGGCCGCTCGCGAGAGCGGCGCGGAGTGGACGATCGTGCGGCCGTGCTGGTTCGCGCAGACCTTCGAGGAGGATCCGAACCTGTCCGATGTACGCGACGGTGCGGTGGTGACACCCGCGGGCGATGGCACGGTGCCCTTCGTCGACGCCGTCGATATCGCCGCGGTAGCGGTCGCCGCGCTCACCGAGGACGGCCACCACGAACAGATATACGAGGTGTCCGGTCCGCGGGCGATGACCTTCGCCGATGCGGTCGCGCAGATCGCCGAGGCGACCGGTCGGCAGATCAGGTACGTGCCGGTGTCGGTGCCCGAATATGTGCGGCATCTGGTGGACCGGGGCTACGACCGAGGCTCGGCGGAGATGCATGCGGGCCCGTTCCAGTGGCTGCATCGCGGAAATACCGGTTTTCTGAGCGATGGGGTGCTGCGAGCCACCGGGCGGGAGCCGCGGGATTTCGCCCAGTACGCCCGGCGGGCGGCGGCCACCGGTGTGTGGTCGGCCGGGTGA
- a CDS encoding Rv2578c family radical SAM protein, whose translation MRWQSQTLDADDGALPGLDRAGFVRTVQTPEFEGITFHEVLCKSALNKMPESSGLPFHWTINPMRGCSHACRYCFARPSHEYLELDAGRDFDSQIVVKTNIAAVLRKELRRRSWHREPVALGTNTDPYQRAEGRYRLMPGIIRALADSGTPFSILTKGTLLRRDLPLLTQAARQVHVSVAVSIAILDPALHQGLESGTPSPRARLELVSALADAGFAVNVMVAPVIPYLTDGRAHLDELFGAIAAAGANSAVAFAMHLRGATRGWFLSWLAEHHPALLRRYRQLYGRGAYVTPEYATWLRERVDPLLERHGLKRKPQVEPEPRSQGPLTTDPQLALFT comes from the coding sequence GTGCGGTGGCAAAGCCAGACCCTGGACGCCGATGACGGCGCCCTGCCCGGCCTCGACCGGGCCGGGTTCGTGCGCACCGTGCAAACGCCGGAATTCGAGGGCATCACATTTCATGAGGTGCTGTGCAAAAGCGCGCTGAACAAGATGCCGGAAAGCTCCGGACTGCCGTTCCATTGGACGATCAATCCGATGCGCGGCTGTTCGCACGCCTGCCGGTACTGCTTCGCCCGGCCATCGCACGAATACCTGGAATTGGACGCGGGCCGCGATTTCGATTCGCAGATCGTGGTGAAGACGAATATCGCGGCGGTGCTGCGCAAGGAGTTGCGCCGGCGGTCCTGGCATCGCGAACCGGTGGCGCTGGGCACCAATACCGATCCGTATCAGCGGGCCGAGGGCCGATACCGGTTGATGCCGGGCATCATTCGCGCGCTGGCCGATTCCGGCACGCCGTTCTCGATTCTCACCAAGGGCACGCTGCTGCGCCGGGATCTGCCGCTGCTCACCCAGGCCGCGCGGCAGGTGCACGTGAGCGTCGCGGTATCGATCGCGATCCTGGACCCGGCGCTGCATCAGGGACTGGAATCCGGAACGCCATCGCCCAGAGCCCGTTTGGAGCTGGTGAGCGCGCTCGCCGATGCCGGATTCGCGGTGAATGTCATGGTGGCCCCGGTGATTCCGTATCTCACCGACGGCCGCGCGCACCTGGACGAGCTCTTCGGCGCGATCGCGGCGGCGGGCGCGAATTCGGCCGTCGCGTTCGCGATGCATCTGCGCGGCGCGACCCGCGGCTGGTTCCTCAGCTGGCTGGCCGAACACCATCCCGCGCTGCTGCGCCGCTACCGGCAGCTGTACGGGCGCGGTGCGTATGTAACTCCGGAATACGCGACCTGGCTGCGCGAGCGGGTGGACCCATTGCTAGAAAGACATGGCCTGAAGCGGAAGCCGCAGGTGGAGCCGGAGCCGCGGTCGCAGGGTCCGCTCACGACAGATCCGCAGCTCGCCCTGTTCACCTGA
- a CDS encoding 2-oxoacid:acceptor oxidoreductase subunit alpha → MVSHESDVGTAKLEKVVIRFAGDSGDGMQLTGDRFTHEAAAFGNDLATQPNFPAEIRAPQGTLPGVSSFQIQIADYDILTAGDQPDVLVAMNPAALKANLEDLPRGATLIVNTDEFSKRNLAKVGYAADPLDDNTLSDFVVHRVPMTTLTLTATESTGVGKKDAQRAKNMFALGLLSWMYGRPIGGTEQFLREKFAAKPEIAQANILAFRAGWNYGETTESFATTYEIAPAALPPGTYRQITGNTALAYGLVTAGQLAGLPVFLGTYPITPASDILHELSKHKNFGVTTFQAEDEIAGIGAALGASLGGALGVTSTSGPGIALKSETIGLAVMTELPLVVIDVQRGGPSTGLPTKTEQADLLQALYGRNGESPVAIIAPRSPADCFATAVEAARIALTYRTPVLLLSDGAIANGSEPWSIPRVSELAPIDPGFEPDADDESGFQPYARDPETLARPLAVPGTKGRAHRIGGLEKADGTGNISYEPGNHELMVRLRQAKIDGIAVPELEVDDPDGRAELLLIGWGSSFGPIGEACRRARRRGVPVAQAHLRHLNPLPPNLGDVLRRYRTVVAPEMNNGQLAMLLRGKYLVDVQPWTKIAGTAFSAQELVGVIDAALDGSIEDMEHDKAFAARARATYRTAGGNR, encoded by the coding sequence ATGGTTTCGCATGAAAGTGATGTCGGCACAGCGAAATTGGAAAAGGTCGTCATTCGGTTCGCCGGTGATTCCGGCGACGGAATGCAGCTGACCGGTGACCGCTTCACACATGAGGCGGCGGCCTTCGGCAACGACCTGGCCACCCAGCCCAACTTTCCCGCCGAGATCCGCGCGCCGCAGGGCACGTTGCCGGGCGTCTCGTCCTTCCAGATCCAGATCGCCGACTACGACATCCTCACCGCGGGCGACCAGCCCGACGTGCTGGTGGCCATGAACCCGGCGGCGCTGAAGGCGAACCTGGAGGATCTGCCGCGCGGCGCGACCCTGATCGTCAACACCGACGAGTTCAGCAAGCGCAATCTGGCCAAGGTCGGCTACGCCGCCGATCCGCTCGACGACAACACCCTCTCCGATTTCGTGGTGCACCGGGTGCCGATGACCACCCTGACGCTGACCGCCACCGAATCGACCGGGGTCGGCAAGAAGGACGCCCAGCGCGCGAAGAATATGTTCGCGCTCGGCCTGCTGTCCTGGATGTACGGTCGCCCGATCGGCGGCACCGAACAGTTCCTGCGGGAGAAGTTCGCCGCCAAACCCGAGATCGCGCAGGCGAATATCCTCGCGTTCCGGGCGGGCTGGAACTACGGCGAGACCACCGAGAGCTTCGCGACCACCTATGAGATAGCGCCCGCCGCGCTGCCGCCCGGCACCTACCGCCAGATCACCGGCAACACCGCGCTCGCCTACGGACTCGTCACCGCGGGCCAATTGGCCGGGCTGCCGGTATTTCTCGGCACCTATCCGATCACCCCGGCCTCGGACATCCTGCACGAGCTGAGCAAGCACAAGAACTTCGGGGTGACCACCTTCCAGGCCGAGGACGAAATCGCCGGTATCGGTGCGGCTTTGGGCGCTTCGCTGGGCGGGGCGCTCGGCGTCACCAGCACGTCGGGTCCCGGTATCGCGCTGAAGAGCGAGACGATCGGCCTGGCGGTGATGACCGAATTGCCGCTTGTGGTCATCGATGTGCAGCGCGGCGGCCCGTCCACCGGTCTACCGACCAAGACCGAGCAGGCCGATCTGCTGCAGGCGCTCTACGGCCGCAACGGCGAATCGCCGGTCGCCATTATCGCGCCGCGCTCGCCCGCCGACTGCTTCGCGACCGCGGTGGAGGCGGCTCGCATCGCGCTCACCTACCGCACGCCGGTGCTGCTGCTGTCCGACGGCGCGATCGCGAACGGCTCTGAGCCGTGGTCGATTCCGCGCGTCTCGGAGCTGGCGCCGATCGATCCCGGATTCGAACCGGACGCCGACGACGAGTCCGGATTCCAGCCCTACGCCCGCGACCCGGAGACCCTGGCGCGGCCGCTCGCGGTGCCGGGGACCAAGGGCCGCGCGCACCGCATCGGCGGCCTGGAGAAGGCCGACGGCACCGGCAACATCTCCTACGAGCCGGGCAATCACGAGCTGATGGTCCGGCTGCGGCAGGCCAAGATCGACGGTATCGCGGTGCCCGAACTCGAGGTCGACGATCCCGACGGCCGGGCCGAACTGCTGCTCATCGGCTGGGGCAGTTCGTTCGGACCGATCGGCGAGGCGTGCCGCCGGGCGCGCAGGCGCGGGGTGCCGGTGGCGCAGGCGCATCTGCGGCATCTGAATCCGTTGCCGCCCAACCTCGGTGACGTGTTGCGCCGCTACCGGACGGTGGTCGCGCCGGAGATGAACAACGGTCAGCTGGCCATGCTGCTGCGCGGTAAGTATCTCGTCGACGTGCAACCCTGGACGAAGATAGCGGGCACCGCGTTCTCGGCGCAGGAACTGGTCGGCGTCATCGATGCGGCGCTGGACGGCTCCATCGAGGATATGGAACACGACAAGGCCTTCGCCGCCCGCGCGCGGGCCACTTACCGCACAGCAGGGGGCAACCGATGA
- a CDS encoding 2-oxoacid:ferredoxin oxidoreductase subunit beta gives MTITETSLVRTDLGLTGLSGVPTADGPQKVKDFTSDQEVRWCPGCGDYVILATVRGFLAELGLRRENLMFVSGIGCSSRFPYYLEAYGIHSIHGRAPAIATGLAVTRPDLSVWVVTGDGDALSIGGNHLIHALRRNVNLTILLFNNRIYGLTKGQYSPTSEEGKVTKSTPMGSVDHPFNTLSVALGAEATFAARALDSDRAGLTEVLRAAAEHRGTAFVEILQDCPIFNDGSFDALRRDNAANHLIPLRHGLPITFGAEGEFAVVRSGFGLEVVRTAEVAESDIVVHDAYSDNPEYAFALSRLSDQDLGHVATGIFRSVTRPTYDDGVRAQAKLARERKPVDQDSLQKLLSGTETWTVG, from the coding sequence ATGACGATCACCGAAACCTCGCTCGTCCGAACCGATCTCGGCCTCACCGGGCTGTCCGGGGTGCCGACGGCCGACGGACCGCAGAAGGTCAAAGACTTCACCTCCGATCAGGAGGTGCGCTGGTGCCCCGGCTGCGGCGATTACGTCATCCTCGCCACCGTGCGCGGATTCCTCGCCGAACTCGGATTGCGCAGGGAGAACCTGATGTTCGTCTCCGGGATCGGCTGTTCCAGCCGGTTCCCGTACTACCTGGAGGCCTACGGCATCCACTCCATTCACGGCCGCGCGCCCGCCATCGCCACCGGACTGGCGGTGACCAGGCCGGATCTGTCGGTGTGGGTGGTGACCGGCGACGGTGACGCGCTGTCCATCGGCGGCAACCACCTCATCCACGCCCTGCGCCGCAACGTGAATCTGACCATCCTGCTGTTCAACAACCGGATCTACGGCCTGACCAAGGGCCAGTACTCGCCGACATCCGAAGAGGGCAAGGTCACCAAGTCGACGCCGATGGGTTCGGTGGACCACCCGTTCAACACGCTGTCGGTGGCGCTCGGCGCCGAGGCCACCTTCGCCGCGCGGGCGCTGGACTCCGACCGCGCCGGGCTCACCGAGGTGCTGCGCGCCGCCGCCGAACACCGCGGCACCGCCTTCGTGGAGATCCTGCAGGACTGCCCGATCTTCAACGACGGCTCCTTCGACGCGCTGCGCCGGGACAATGCGGCGAACCACCTGATCCCGCTGCGGCACGGCCTGCCGATCACCTTCGGCGCCGAGGGTGAATTCGCCGTCGTCCGAAGCGGTTTCGGGTTGGAGGTGGTGCGCACCGCCGAGGTCGCCGAATCCGACATCGTGGTGCACGACGCCTACTCCGACAATCCGGAATACGCCTTCGCGCTCTCCCGGCTCTCCGATCAGGATCTCGGCCACGTCGCCACCGGCATCTTCCGCAGCGTCACCCGCCCCACCTACGACGACGGCGTCCGCGCCCAAGCGAAACTGGCCAGAGAACGCAAACCCGTCGACCAGGATTCCCTGCAGAAACTGCTCAGCGGCACCGAAACCTGGACCGTCGGCTGA